The Zingiber officinale cultivar Zhangliang unplaced genomic scaffold, Zo_v1.1 ctg45, whole genome shotgun sequence DNA window AATTTCCAGGTTATTCTGCACATGTTAAAACTGTTCCTTTGATCTTTTCTTTCCTTCATGATTGGAATCAGCTGGAAATTTCCACATATATTGGAATGGGAGCTAACAATGGAGTTCCTTCATTTGACTGATTCATTAGCTACATTTAAAAATAGATGGTTTGGCTCTGTAGATTCGTTTTGTCAAAACTTaactaatatgattttttttttgtcattgatCAATGCCATTTTGGTATAGCCAACCACACCTAGTGGGCTAAAGCttggtggttgttgttgttgttgttgttgatcaATGCCATTTTGGAGTTCTCTTGATGATTAGTTCCTGTGGTAGAATTTCAGAATACTCAATACTTGAAATCTCCATCATTTAACCCCTTTGTTAACTTGCATTTCTAAATTTTTACTTAATTATTTAgactttttttttctgaaaaaaaaatctttttgttTCTAACATTTGTCTTTGTTCTAACTTCTAATTTGAGATTTTTTCTCTTATATTAGGTGCCTGGTGCTGAAGGACTTGTGGTTAGAGTTGTATCATCTGTTGATAAAAAATTGGAAGTAAAGCAGCGTTTTCTTGAGATATTTCAGGAAGAAAATTACCCAAAAGAGTTCCCCTATAAATCCAAGGTAGAATAGACATGTTCTGAGTAGTCAATGACAATTAtatttatcattattttattccagagaaaaagtttAACCAAACCCCTGAATATAGCTAAAAGTGGCTTGAACTCGTGACTAATTCTCCAAATATCTGAGCTCATTTTTGCATTTTCAGGCTATATTGCTGTTTCAGAAAATAGAAGGTGTAGAAGTATGCCTTTTTGGGATGTATGTTCAAGAATTTAGTTCAGAATGTTCATTTCCTAATCAGAGGCGTGTCTATCTATCATATCTAGACTCTGTTAAGTACTTCAGGCCTGAGATCAAGGCAGTGAGCGGGGAAGCTTTGCGAACTTTTGTCTATCATGAAATTCTGGTATTTAATAGACAGTGTTCATGTCTTTCATGTATTAGATAGGTTTTAGAAAAACCTGTTTCTTCTCTGTGGAAACGTCTTTTTTCCGGCATAAAAGCAATAATGATATACTTTGATTGAACTCTGTTTCAATTTATTTGTCtgtaatatatattatttttgctcTAGATTGGATACCTTGAGTATTGCAAGAAACGGGGCTTTACTAGCTGTTATATATGGGCTTGTCCTCCTTTGAAGGGTGAAGACTACATATTATACTGCCATCCTGAGATTCAGAAGACTCCAAAATCTGACAAACTTAGGGAGTGGTAAGCTTAAGGcatttatttcttttttcctttcacTATCATTATTTGCTAGCTGCGTATTATTTGGATTATACCGTCCACAGGTACTTGACAATGCTACGAAAAGCTTCTAAGGAGAATATTGTTGTTGAGCTGATAAATTTATATGATCATTTCTTTACAACTATGGGTGAGTGCAAGGCCAGAGTAACTGCAGCTCGTTTACCATATTTCGATGGAGATTATTGGCCTGGTGCAGCTGAGGATATGATAAACCAACTTCGTCAAGAAGAAGACGGTAGAAAACAACTGAAGAAAGGAAAAACCAAAAAGACTATTACGAAAAGGGCTTTAAAAGCTGCTGGCCAGACTGATCTTTCTGGAAATGCCTCTAAGGATGCCCTGCTAATGCAAAAAGTAATTTATTATTATGTTCTGACTATTATAATGATAGCCTTGTAAAATCTGGATTGGCTTTTATGGGTTATCTTTGATTATGTTCATGTTTAGCTATATCCTTTTTGTGCGCAAGCGCATGAAAAGTCAAATATTCCAGCTATCTCAATCATCTTTCTGTCTTCCACAGCTTGGCGAAACTATATGCCCTATGAAGGAAGATTTTATAATGGTCCATTTACAATATTCCTGTACACATTGTTGTATATTAATGGTATCTGGGACGCGATGGGTTTGCAATCAATGCAAAAACTTTCAACTTTGTGATAGGTAAGTATTGTAAAGTCTAAACCTTTAGAATAAATCATACCATTAACATTGAAGAGACAGTGAAAGAACTAATCGTCTTGACTTAAAGGAACTAGGTGCTTGAATTGGCTGTTTGACAAAGCTTACATGTGCATTAATTGTTtctatttaaattctttttttccaaaaaaaaaatatataaaaaactgATTCCAGAAAACAATTGTCAAATATCCTGACTTAACTGTTGTGCTACATTGATTTTACAGCTCATCCATGAAATAATTTCATTGACACACTCTTTCAGTAATATTCACACGTCTTTTATAGAAGTAGCTGAAAAATGTTCAAAACTGAAAATGATTGGTTTCTGTTTTGTGTGCAGGTGTCATGAAGCAGAACTAAGAATTGAGGAAAGGGATAAACATCCTCCTAATAGTAGGGAAAAGCATCTGCTATATCCAGTGAGTTCAGTTGACAGATTGCTTGTTTCCTGTTTTTACTTGCTGTTTTAATTGTGCATTTGCTATTTTTTATCATAGAAAGCAAGATTTGGCATGATTGTCTATCTTatgtttctttttttcttttttacaaaACTTCGGTGGCTTACTGTATGCCTCATTGCCTTGTAGGTTGAAATTAATGATGTTGCATATGACACAAAGGACAAAGATGAGATTCTTGAAAGTGAGTTTTTCGACACTAGGCAGGCATTTCTGAGCCTTTGTCAAGGGAACCACTATCAGTATGATACGCTACGGCGTGCTAAGCATTCATCTATGATGATCTTATACCATCTCCACAATCCTGCTGCCCCTGCATTTGTTACCACATGCAATGTTTGCCACCGTGATATTGAATCTGGTTTGGGGTGGCGTTGTGAAAGTTGTCCCGATTTTGATGTATGCAATGATTGTTATAAAAAAGGTGGTATTGACCATCCACATAAGTTGACTAATCATCCATCAATGGCGGATCGTGATGCACAAAATAAAGAAGCTCGAGCAAAACGTGTTTTACAGGTAATTTAGTTGTGCATTTGGAATGATATTCATCATCATTGTTATCATCGTCTAGCCATGTTTAACTCAATCCTCAATTGAGCTCTAGGCAAGACTATATTGTCAGTAATACTcaaaatatttgatttttttttggttAGATTGACTAATATTTTCTTTAGCCTCTAATTCCACCAATGAGTTTAACTCTTCTAACTGTAGAAACTCTTGGTACCAATGTTATGTCCATACCATCTAAATCTATTTCCTCCTATTTTATCATCTATGGAGTTAATCTTAGTCTAGTAACTCTACACATCCACCTATTCTCACATACATTTTTTTGTACATCTTGTTTCCTCAACCCATTTTCAGTAGCCTAAGGGGATCCTATCAGTGTCTTTTAATTTGTTTGGAATGGCAAACAAACTAAAATCCTTCTTTGGGTTGGGTTAATAGATACTTTGAACAAGAGCGTTGCTAATGGGGAAAAAAACCTGCTATTCTTATTATCAATTGAAGAATTCTGAACAAGCAATCCAAGAAAAGTTGATTCAAAAATTCCTTTAGATAAAAGAGTTTAGCATGCAATTTGTCATATAATTTAACACACACATCATATAGATATTTATTGTGAATCAAGTATGGTTCGTATCAATACTGCTGTTAAGAGTATTTTTATTAAATTGtcttgtagaaaataaatatgtaCTTAACTCATTACTAGTAAGTTCAATATTTTACTTGTGACAAATCACTAAAAAGTGATTTATCTTAAAGGTTTACATGCATTAGACTTTAGCTAACTTTGTCACAAGCATTGCAACTTCTTAGTGTATAATAGCCAAACTTGTAAAGCAGCCTATAGATTAGCTCTTAGTTTCTGGATTTGTTTATCTAAACTCATTAGCTAAACTTCTACTCGTAGTATCATGTGCAAATGCCACTCCAGAAGAAGCAGACACACTACAAAATTGTTGATTTTTGTATAACCTAAACATGCAAATTGTCGTGATGAAAGTTTGAAGCCCAACTTCAAATAGTTTACAATTTGCAGTATTTTTTTTAACCCAGTACAATAACATGTCACACCGTCTTAAATTGTCTTGGAAGTTCTCTGTAGTCCAACTCAGGTCCAAACTTTCGATGCTTCATTTTTCGATGTCATTTGCTCACTCATCTGATTCTGTGCTGCAGCTTAGGAAAATGTTGGATCTTTTGGTGCACGCTTCGCAGTGTCGCTCTCCTCAATGCCAATATCCAAATTGCCGCAAAGTTAAAGGTCTTTTCCGCCATGGAATTCAATGCAGGACGCGTGCTTCTGGAGGCTGTGTTCTGTGTAAGAAGATGTGGTACCTCCTCCAAATACATTCTCGCGCCTGTAAAGAATCAGAATGCAGTGTACCGCGGTGCAGGTACCTTTCTTACCCTTGCAGACTTCCAACATGCCGTTACATGACAGCATGACACACACCATTTCAAATCTCTCCAGGGATTTGAAAGAGCACTTGAGAAGATTGCAGCAGCAGTCTGATTCCAGAAGGCGGGCAGCAGTGATGGAGATGATGCGACAACGGGCAGCTGAGGTTGCAGGGAGCACTTGACAAAGAAAAACGAACTGTATATAAATGTGTTTTTCTTACACAGATTCGACAATAGTGCAACCTCCACTCTGCAAAATTTTGCGGTTTGTATCCACATCCACTTTCAGTTGGCATCAAGAAAAGATCACACTGGTACAACAGAAAAGCACACTTCCATCTCTGCTCAGGAAGTCCATTGTGGTGCAACCAGTTGTGCCGACCAGCTAAGGTATCGACAAGCCAGAGTTTGCCAGAGTCCATTCTTTTGTATGTCATGCTGTAGTTCATCGCCGACAAAGGGCGTTTGTATCATAGCCACGCTAATTCATCTTCTAGGAGCATCTACGATCAAGTTTAATTTcccgtttttttttcttcttatttatgTGCTCAAATGAATGTCTAGAGAAAGAATGTGGGACTGGTCTACCCTTGTGTATCAGTAGCCCTCCCCATTATGATTTTGTAGAACGCACTGCTTCTTGCAATGAAAATAACTAGAAAGTGTTAGTTTTATTAATTTCTCTGTTTGGTGTTAAATAAGTGTCTATATTGTTTGAGAGACTCCTCGCTATCACTTTGCTACTTGagaaatttgtgttttttttttttttttttttgccaaaattTGAGTCCCATGACCATGGGTTCATATTTAACTCTGTTTTTTTTAGCCATAATGCCCTTCAAAATGACCTAGATGCTTCCATTTGTTTGATTACACTTGATTGTATGTTTTTTTGAGTAATCTATGTATCCTGATTTTGCCCACTAATCTTGGAGAAAGACGGCATTGCGAGTCTAGCTTAAAATTTTAATGACTATACTTTGGAACTCAGCTTAGTCTTATAGCATCTTCAATGGGAAATATTTAGAGAGAATATTTTTCCAAATATCTCTCATTATGGAGGATATTTAAGGGATGATTGAAAATCACCGGGCATAAATTCTTCTTGTGGGGCTCACCAAAGTGATGGGTTGCcattgtttttgattttttttttatttttttgttaatttaattaaatctagTGTGGCCTACCAAAATGGTGTGGAAGTGGAGGATTTTTCATTGTGAAAGTTGAGATATTTGAATAATAAGATATTTGAAAAATGATGTAGAAGTGGGGACTACAAATACGAAGAAATATCCCTACTTATTGTGGATGCTCTTATGTGTAGCATTTGACTCTTTCTTTCGGACTATGATCTTAATCTTATTTATGGTTTTAACTTTTAAATGTCAACATGTACCAACTAACTTAGATGAAATTTATCATTTCGCCCGTTAATTAACACCTATATCGTAATCATGTAGATGCCTCCATACAACCTGAAGCTTCTCCTCGTCCTCTCCCctcgttaatttttttttatataattaagatatttaatttttactatccgactaattttaaaaatgatcatttttttttatagatcatcaaaataaattagaaagcataaaataaataaatgatggATGACATAATgtcatatgtttttttttaactcataTGTAGTGTGTCACAAGTGAGCTTTGATTCTATTCCCGCCAAAAGTTGAAAGATTTTGGATCTGATTCTCCGAACGCGGCCCAGATTAGTTGTTAATGGGCCCAAATGTGCCAGGGTTGTTTTCGTCATTTGCTTATATCGGCATTAGGGTTTTTATGCGAGCTATAAATTCCCCACCTCGAACGAATTTCGGCTACCTTTTGACTGTGGTGCCGCGTAGGGTTCTGGGCCTTCGTTGTAGAAGTTGCAGTATTCATGGCGGCGACGAGAGTTCTCTCGCAGAGGGAGCAGGACATCCAGATGATGCTGGCGGCGGACGTCCACCTTGGAACCAAAAATTGCGACTTCCAGATGGAGCGATACGTCTACAAGAGACGACCTGATGGTGAGTGACCTTACTTTTCGGATCTATGGACTTTGTTTGTTGGTGTTGTGGAGTTGCCATGGTTTTTTCATTGCTGCTGTCTTCGCGTTCTAAGTTTTCATTAGCATATGCACTCACTGGATGCCGTAGGATGCGATAATTATCTCGTGTTTAGCAAAATTATGCATTGAAACAGTAAGATTTGGGGTAAAACGGTGAGTTTGTAAAGCCATAGTTACTTTGTACACGGTGTTTAATCAATGAaaatatgtttaaattttgttgaTGAATAGTGGATAGCTAGAAGGGAATAAAGATGAGCCAATCTATTCTCTACTTTTTCGTACTTCAGATTCTATTGCACACAATGATTCTAATGGATGTGTTGCCAAACGTTGTAGTCCCTGTGATCAAATACTTTTGACATATGAGAAATAAATTATTATGAATTGTTCCTTTATATTCAACAAGTCATCAAAGATGGATGCTCAAATTCATCCATCCAAGTATCCATCTTTCACCTTTATTTATTGAAAGAAACAATGGCCCTTTATTGGCAGATGGATGAAATCTAGTTGCAATTGGTGTTTCAATGTGATGAAGTTTATACTAACTAGTTATATAGAGCTTCAGAGGCATTTCATCAAGCATTTTATATTTGCTCACACTTGTTTACAGATTAAGGTCTTGGATTATCATATTAATGCCACTCATCCAAGTAACTAGAAATTGTAAAGGAGTTTTTTTTAATCTACATCAAGGCCAAGTGTTATTTGCCTTTTTATTTTAGGTTCTAGCTTGAGATTTTACAGGACTACTTGTAATCTATTGCTAAGCACAATCCCAAGTGACTGACTAGTTTGTGGTAAGTATTAGCAAGCTTTAACAGTATGAGATGTGTTCTATGTTCAAGATTTGTTCCcacttatttctttttataatgtTGTTACTAGTATATTGCTTTTGATCCAACTACTCGCACTGAAGTGGATAGTTGAACTGTTACTGTCAGGTATTTTCATAATCAATCTTGGGAAAACTTGGGAAAAGCTTCAGCTTGCAGCTAGAGTGATTGTGGCAATTGAGAATCCCCAAGATATCATTGTTCAGTCTGCCAGGCCTTATGGTCAGAGAGCTGTGCTGAAATTTGCCCAATATACCAGCGCCCATCCTATTGCTGGGAGGCACACTCCTGGAACATTTACCAATCAACTTCAGACATCCTTCAGCGAACCTCGTTTGCTCATTCTCACGGATCCAAGGACAGACCATCAGGTGAATTACCTtggaataattttattattacgaAAGGAGATAGGGAGATAGCTTAGCTAATTTCATCTTTTGGTGCTTCCTACAGCCAATCAAGGAATCGGCTCTCGGTAACATTCCTACTATTGCCTTTTGCGACACCGATTCACCAATGAGATATGTTGACATTGGTATTCCTGCTAATAACAAGGGAAAACTAAGCATTGGTTGCCTCTACTGGTTGTTGGCAAGGATGGTTCTGCAAATGCGTGGGACCATTGCCCCTGGGCGTAAGTGGGAAGTAATGGTAAGTCGCTGTGAACTACTGTTATTGTTCTTTTATCCCTTTTTGTTGGTATTGGTATCTTGTGGATTGCTCCTATTTCAATtatcttaattttatttatcaaacaaATGTTGCATTTCTGTATCTtctaatttgaattatattttgtgTTATTTGCAGGTAGATCTGTTTTTCTACAGAGACCCTGAGGAGGCCAAGGAACAGGAAGAAACTGAAGCTCCTGTGGCACCTGAATTTGGTGCCGTACCTGAATACACTGGAATGGTGCCTACCGATAACTGGACCACCCAGCAATGGACGTCTGATATTCCAGCTCCTACTGCCATTCCTGCAGTGACCGGTGCCGACTGGACTGCTGACCAAGGTCAAAGTCaatccattttaaaaatatttatgtcTAATTTcacaacaataataatagtatGATTAACTATAGGTTGAGCCCTCTCAAATGATCTAGCTGTCTTAGTTagtcattgaaaagttagatgtATTGGTATTAACTAAAAAGTAGATATCCAGGGGTGTAATCGAACTAAGCCGAACAAGAGATTTAAACTCGGCTTGATTCGTTTTTTCCTAAGCTCGATAATTTTTAAGCTTG harbors:
- the LOC122037462 gene encoding 40S ribosomal protein SA-like, which codes for MAATRVLSQREQDIQMMLAADVHLGTKNCDFQMERYVYKRRPDGIFIINLGKTWEKLQLAARVIVAIENPQDIIVQSARPYGQRAVLKFAQYTSAHPIAGRHTPGTFTNQLQTSFSEPRLLILTDPRTDHQPIKESALGNIPTIAFCDTDSPMRYVDIGIPANNKGKLSIGCLYWLLARMVLQMRGTIAPGRKWEVMVDLFFYRDPEEAKEQEETEAPVAPEFGAVPEYTGMVPTDNWTTQQWTSDIPAPTAIPAVTGADWTADQGVVADGWDMAAAPPPAAEIPAVAAPTGWDPAVDTAHIAPSGWD